The Streptomyces europaeiscabiei genome window below encodes:
- a CDS encoding serine hydrolase domain-containing protein: MALTYGTCTDRFAAVREALAASLDDKDVGASVAVYVDGEPVVDLWGGYTDADRTTPWERDTLTHVWSTTKTMTALCVLMLADRGELDLDAPVATYWPEFAAAGKEDVRVRHVLAHTAGLPRFEAPTTLEDLYDWPTVTSRLAAQAPAWEPGTEAGYHAVTQGYLLGEIVRRVTGRSLGTFLAEEVTGPLGADFHIGLPAEHDHRVAPIIAPPSSSPRGGPPPNPAIPDGTANTTAWRRAEIPAANGHGNARSVAAVQSLLACGGAARGVRLLSEKGCERVLEEQFDGTDSVLGVPMRYGMGYGLNGGQLPNPRTCFWAGWGGSIVLVDLDARMAVAYVMNQMIDEGLGDDRAFMILAAVYEGLSG, from the coding sequence CTTATGGCACGTGCACGGACCGGTTCGCAGCGGTGCGCGAGGCGTTGGCGGCCTCGCTGGACGACAAGGACGTGGGGGCGTCGGTCGCCGTGTACGTGGACGGTGAGCCGGTGGTCGACCTCTGGGGCGGATACACCGACGCGGACCGCACCACACCGTGGGAGCGGGACACCCTCACCCATGTGTGGTCCACCACCAAGACGATGACCGCGCTGTGCGTGCTGATGCTCGCCGACCGGGGCGAACTGGACCTGGACGCGCCGGTGGCGACGTACTGGCCCGAGTTCGCCGCGGCGGGCAAGGAGGACGTACGCGTCAGGCATGTGCTCGCGCACACGGCCGGCCTGCCCCGCTTCGAAGCACCCACGACGCTGGAGGACCTGTACGACTGGCCGACCGTCACCTCCCGGCTCGCCGCTCAGGCACCGGCCTGGGAGCCCGGTACCGAGGCCGGCTACCACGCGGTCACCCAGGGGTATCTGCTCGGGGAGATCGTCCGCCGGGTCACCGGCCGCAGCCTGGGCACCTTCCTCGCCGAGGAGGTCACGGGCCCGCTGGGCGCCGACTTCCACATCGGGCTCCCCGCCGAGCACGACCACCGGGTGGCGCCGATCATCGCGCCGCCCTCGTCCTCGCCCCGGGGCGGCCCGCCGCCCAACCCGGCCATACCGGACGGCACCGCCAACACGACCGCCTGGCGCCGCGCCGAGATCCCGGCCGCGAACGGTCACGGCAACGCCCGCTCGGTCGCCGCCGTGCAGTCGCTGCTGGCCTGCGGCGGGGCGGCGCGCGGTGTGCGCCTGCTGTCGGAGAAGGGGTGCGAACGGGTCCTGGAGGAGCAGTTCGACGGCACGGACAGTGTCCTGGGCGTACCGATGCGCTACGGCATGGGCTACGGCCTCAACGGCGGCCAACTGCCCAACCCCCGGACCTGTTTCTGGGCCGGCTGGGGCGGCTCGATCGTCCTGGTCGACCTCGACGCCCGGATGGCCGTGGCGTACGTGATGAACCAGATGATCGACGAAGGACTCGGCGACGACCGGGCCTTCATGATCCTCGCGGCCGTCTACGAGGGCCTGTCCGGCTGA
- a CDS encoding sulfatase-like hydrolase/transferase translates to MPSRRRFLTGTAAVGATGAAAGCVEHEGRKAGVREVAAPQVSRPSAPVVPAARTPSRRPNFVVVLADDLGYGELGSYGQELIDTPRLDALAAEGLRFTDAYAAAPVCAPSRCSFLTGLHSGHATVRENPWGPGGQGALTEQDFTFAEALRALGYRTALIGKWGFGPERPDQPSHPNSRGFEQFYGYLTHKHAHEYYPTYLWDNGRKQDIPENRDGARRTYAPDLIEDRALGFVDAHKDEPFLLFLAPTVPHAPSRAPQLGAYADEPWTQPNKAHAAQVTGLDTLVGNIVDRLRTHGIDRRTVVLVTSDNGPHEEGGTDPDLFDGNGPLRGYKRNLYEGGIRVPLIAWSPQRVPVGTTDRPTPLTDLLPTLAELAGAPAPSDIDGLSVAPLLSAGDGEAARHDHLYFYRNHSGVTSRADQVDRGRARRLAEAVRRGDLKAVRFAPGQNRKAPDGRWEVELYDLARDPGERNDLAAARPAQADALVRLMRSSWVDDYRRKPYGVTLQVQPEDGKFLVIASFANGSARPWTAARLALTAPSGWQVRDLGTVTTDRIRSGGRFAARWEVTPDADTDQVLFMVRGTATHAGAVVTYAAQALAGK, encoded by the coding sequence ATGCCCAGCCGCCGTCGCTTCCTCACCGGGACCGCCGCCGTCGGCGCGACCGGGGCGGCGGCCGGATGTGTCGAGCACGAGGGACGCAAGGCGGGGGTGCGCGAGGTCGCCGCTCCGCAGGTGAGCCGCCCGTCCGCGCCGGTCGTGCCCGCCGCCAGGACCCCGTCGCGGCGGCCGAACTTCGTGGTCGTCCTCGCCGACGACCTCGGCTACGGCGAACTCGGTTCCTACGGCCAGGAACTGATCGACACCCCGCGCCTGGACGCCCTGGCCGCGGAGGGACTGCGCTTCACCGACGCCTACGCCGCCGCCCCGGTCTGCGCCCCCTCCCGCTGCTCCTTCCTCACCGGACTGCACAGCGGCCATGCCACCGTTCGCGAGAACCCCTGGGGTCCGGGCGGCCAAGGCGCTCTCACCGAGCAGGACTTCACCTTCGCCGAAGCGCTGCGCGCCCTCGGCTACCGCACCGCGCTCATCGGCAAATGGGGCTTCGGCCCCGAGCGGCCGGATCAGCCGAGCCACCCCAACTCCCGTGGCTTCGAGCAGTTCTACGGCTATCTGACGCACAAGCACGCGCACGAGTACTACCCGACTTACCTCTGGGACAACGGCAGGAAGCAGGACATCCCCGAGAACCGGGACGGCGCCCGCAGGACCTACGCCCCCGACCTCATCGAGGACCGGGCGCTCGGCTTCGTCGACGCCCACAAGGACGAGCCGTTCCTGCTCTTCCTCGCCCCGACCGTGCCGCACGCCCCGAGCCGCGCCCCGCAGCTGGGGGCGTACGCCGACGAGCCCTGGACCCAGCCGAACAAGGCGCACGCGGCCCAGGTCACCGGCCTCGACACCCTCGTCGGCAACATCGTGGACCGGCTGCGGACACACGGCATCGACCGGCGCACCGTCGTCCTCGTCACCAGCGACAACGGCCCGCACGAGGAGGGCGGCACCGACCCCGACCTCTTCGACGGCAACGGACCGCTGCGCGGCTACAAACGCAACCTGTACGAGGGCGGCATCCGCGTCCCCCTCATCGCCTGGTCCCCGCAGCGCGTCCCGGTCGGCACCACCGACCGGCCGACCCCGCTGACCGACCTGCTGCCCACCCTCGCCGAACTCGCGGGCGCGCCCGCCCCGTCGGACATCGACGGGCTCTCCGTGGCACCGCTGCTGAGCGCCGGTGACGGCGAGGCGGCACGCCACGACCACCTGTACTTCTACCGCAACCACAGCGGTGTCACCTCGCGCGCCGACCAGGTCGACCGGGGCCGGGCCCGGCGACTGGCGGAGGCAGTGCGGCGCGGAGACCTCAAGGCGGTGCGGTTCGCGCCCGGCCAGAACCGCAAGGCGCCCGACGGGAGGTGGGAGGTCGAGCTGTACGACCTCGCCAGGGACCCCGGTGAGCGGAACGACCTCGCGGCGGCGCGGCCCGCCCAGGCCGACGCGCTGGTACGGCTGATGCGGTCCTCCTGGGTGGACGACTACCGGCGCAAGCCCTACGGCGTCACCCTCCAAGTCCAGCCGGAAGACGGGAAGTTCCTGGTCATCGCGTCCTTCGCCAACGGCTCCGCCCGCCCCTGGACCGCGGCCCGCCTCGCCCTCACCGCGCCCAGCGGCTGGCAGGTGCGCGACCTCGGCACGGTCACCACGGACCGCATCCGCTCCGGCGGCCGGTTCGCCGCCCGCTGGGAGGTCACCCCAGACGCGGACACCGACCAGGTCCTGTTTATGGTCCGTGGCACGGCGACACACGCGGGTGCCGTCGTGACGTACGCGGCGCAGGCCCTGGCCGGGAAATAG
- a CDS encoding IclR family transcriptional regulator, which translates to MTMTTDALPSPGPVPQQAASPRTAPPGAVRSAPDRLLAVLAAFDHDHPALSLTDISRRAGLTLTTAHRLVGALTEWGALERDADGIYHVGLRLWELAALAPRGLALRQIALPYLEDLYEATHENVQLAVRDGDEVVYIEWLSGRSAVGVHIRVGGRWPLHATGVGLALLAHGDASSQETYCQGSLASFTPYTIADATRLRRVLAEVRRTGVAVSGRQVTEDALSVAAPVRGPGGAVVAAVSVVVPHVGAQVPVLTPAVRVAARGISRALGWQPDEPRRGSLIPGRGTSPA; encoded by the coding sequence ATGACGATGACCACCGACGCTCTCCCCTCGCCGGGACCCGTGCCCCAGCAGGCCGCGTCGCCGAGGACCGCGCCCCCGGGGGCCGTCCGCTCCGCCCCCGACCGGCTCCTCGCCGTGCTGGCCGCCTTCGACCACGACCACCCGGCGCTCTCCCTCACCGACATCAGCCGCCGGGCCGGGCTGACCCTCACCACGGCCCACCGGCTGGTGGGCGCGCTCACCGAGTGGGGCGCCCTGGAGCGGGACGCGGACGGGATCTACCACGTCGGGCTCCGGCTCTGGGAGCTCGCGGCGCTCGCCCCGCGCGGGCTCGCGCTACGGCAGATCGCGCTGCCGTACCTGGAGGACCTGTACGAGGCCACGCACGAGAACGTGCAGCTCGCGGTGCGCGACGGTGACGAGGTCGTCTACATCGAGTGGCTCTCCGGGCGCTCCGCCGTCGGCGTCCACATCCGGGTCGGCGGACGCTGGCCCCTGCACGCCACGGGGGTGGGCCTGGCCCTCCTCGCGCACGGCGACGCCTCGTCCCAGGAGACCTACTGCCAGGGGTCGTTGGCCTCCTTCACGCCGTACACCATCGCCGACGCGACCCGGTTGCGGCGTGTGCTCGCCGAAGTCCGGCGCACTGGCGTGGCGGTGAGCGGTCGTCAGGTCACCGAGGACGCCCTGTCGGTGGCCGCGCCGGTACGCGGTCCTGGCGGGGCCGTGGTGGCCGCCGTGTCCGTCGTCGTGCCCCACGTCGGCGCCCAGGTACCGGTGTTGACGCCCGCCGTCCGGGTGGCGGCACGCGGGATCTCCCGCGCTCTGGGCTGGCAGCCGGACGAACCCCGCCGGGGGTCACTGATTCCGGGCCGGGGCACTTCTCCCGCCTGA
- a CDS encoding MarR family winged helix-turn-helix transcriptional regulator has protein sequence MRGLHADTGYLLYRLGLRSGQLFNSSLQESGLRLRHYALLRFLATSPGVLQRELSASLGYDPSAIVGLVDDLEKLGFAERRPSPDDRRSRIIVLTDDGRSFLRDTDEAGQRVTNELLEPLDAAERETLHVLLQKVAEAGLG, from the coding sequence ATGCGCGGGCTGCACGCGGACACGGGCTATCTGCTGTACCGCCTGGGGCTGCGGTCAGGGCAGCTGTTCAACTCGTCCCTCCAGGAGTCGGGGCTGCGGCTGCGGCACTACGCGCTGCTGCGCTTCCTGGCCACGTCCCCCGGCGTTCTCCAGCGCGAGCTGAGCGCGTCGCTCGGCTACGACCCGAGCGCGATCGTCGGGCTGGTGGACGACCTGGAGAAGCTGGGCTTCGCCGAGCGGCGCCCCTCCCCCGACGACCGCCGCAGCCGGATCATCGTCCTGACCGATGACGGCCGGTCCTTCCTCCGCGACACCGACGAGGCCGGACAGCGCGTCACGAACGAACTGCTGGAACCCCTCGACGCCGCCGAGCGTGAGACCCTCCACGTGCTGCTGCAGAAGGTCGCCGAAGCCGGACTGGGGTGA
- a CDS encoding SDR family NAD(P)-dependent oxidoreductase, which yields MPSIDLTGKVAVVTGSGRGLGLAYAQALAAVGASVVVNDIDEAVAEAAVKSITEAGGKAVAEVVAVGTTEAADRLVGRAVEEFGRLDILVTNAGILRDKVLWKMSDDDFDAVINTHLKGTFTCARAAAIRMREQGEGGSLILVGSPAGQRGNFGQTNYAAAKAGIAAFARTWSMELGRAGITVNAIVPVAATAMTETIPVFAPYVEALREGKPFPEFLRKGEGFGTPEDCAALVPFLASEAARGVTGQAIGIGGDKVALWSHPQEIRTAYANGGWTPEALADVWPTSLGAEPQTVGVPAPKIPEA from the coding sequence GTGCCCAGCATCGATCTCACCGGCAAGGTCGCCGTCGTCACGGGCAGTGGCCGTGGCCTCGGTCTGGCCTACGCACAGGCCCTCGCCGCCGTCGGCGCCTCCGTCGTCGTGAACGACATCGACGAGGCCGTGGCCGAAGCGGCCGTGAAGTCCATCACCGAGGCGGGCGGCAAGGCCGTCGCCGAGGTCGTCGCAGTCGGTACGACCGAGGCGGCCGACCGGCTGGTGGGCCGCGCGGTGGAGGAGTTCGGGCGGCTCGACATCCTCGTCACCAACGCGGGCATCCTGCGCGACAAGGTGCTGTGGAAGATGTCCGACGACGACTTCGACGCGGTGATCAACACCCACCTCAAGGGCACCTTCACCTGCGCCCGCGCCGCCGCGATCCGGATGCGCGAGCAGGGCGAGGGCGGCTCCCTGATCCTCGTCGGCTCCCCGGCCGGCCAGCGCGGCAACTTCGGCCAGACGAACTACGCCGCCGCCAAGGCCGGTATCGCCGCCTTCGCCCGCACCTGGTCGATGGAACTGGGCCGCGCCGGCATCACCGTCAACGCGATCGTCCCGGTCGCCGCCACCGCGATGACCGAGACCATCCCGGTCTTCGCCCCGTACGTCGAGGCGCTGCGCGAGGGCAAGCCGTTCCCGGAGTTCCTGCGCAAGGGCGAGGGCTTCGGCACCCCCGAGGACTGCGCGGCCCTGGTCCCGTTCCTCGCCTCGGAGGCGGCGCGCGGTGTCACCGGCCAGGCCATCGGCATCGGCGGCGACAAGGTGGCACTCTGGTCGCACCCGCAGGAGATCAGGACGGCGTACGCGAACGGCGGCTGGACCCCCGAGGCCCTCGCCGACGTCTGGCCGACCTCGCTGGGTGCCGAGCCGCAGACCGTGGGCGTCCCCGCCCCGAAGATCCCGGAGGCGTGA
- a CDS encoding amidohydrolase family protein, whose amino-acid sequence MNVDELVAIDVHTHAEVSSKGNASLADDLHDASSAYFKVEGKRKPTLEETAAYYRERRMAAVIFTVDAESATGTEPVPNEEVAEAAAANADVLIPFASIDPFRGKAGVKQARRLVEEYGVKGFKFHPSVQGFFPNDRAVAYALYEVIEETGTIALFHTGQTGIGAGVPGGGGIRLKYSNPMHVDDVAADFPHLKIILAHPSFPWQDEALAVATHKPGVHIDLSGWSPKYFPPQLVQYANTLLKDKVLFGSDYPVLTPDRWLSDFEKLPIKDEVKPKILKENAARLLGLTKP is encoded by the coding sequence ATGAACGTGGACGAGCTGGTCGCGATCGACGTCCACACCCACGCGGAGGTGTCCTCCAAGGGCAACGCCTCCCTGGCCGACGACCTGCACGACGCCTCCTCGGCGTACTTCAAGGTCGAGGGCAAGCGGAAGCCCACCCTGGAGGAGACGGCCGCCTACTACCGCGAGCGGAGAATGGCCGCCGTGATCTTCACGGTGGACGCCGAGTCCGCGACCGGCACCGAGCCCGTCCCGAACGAGGAGGTCGCCGAGGCGGCCGCCGCCAACGCGGACGTGCTGATCCCCTTCGCCTCCATCGACCCCTTCCGCGGCAAGGCGGGCGTGAAGCAGGCCCGCCGCCTGGTCGAGGAGTACGGGGTGAAGGGTTTCAAGTTCCACCCCAGCGTCCAGGGCTTCTTCCCCAACGACCGCGCGGTGGCGTACGCCCTGTACGAGGTGATCGAGGAGACGGGCACGATCGCCCTCTTCCACACCGGCCAGACGGGCATCGGCGCGGGCGTCCCAGGCGGCGGTGGCATCCGGCTGAAGTACTCCAACCCGATGCACGTGGACGACGTGGCCGCCGACTTCCCGCACCTCAAGATCATCCTGGCGCACCCGTCCTTCCCCTGGCAGGACGAGGCGCTCGCGGTGGCCACGCACAAGCCGGGCGTGCACATCGACCTGTCCGGCTGGTCGCCGAAGTACTTCCCGCCGCAGCTGGTGCAGTACGCGAACACCCTGCTCAAGGACAAGGTGCTCTTCGGCTCCGACTACCCCGTCCTCACCCCCGACCGCTGGCTCTCCGACTTCGAGAAGCTGCCGATCAAGGACGAGGTCAAGCCGAAGATCCTGAAGGAGAACGCCGCCCGGCTGCTCGGACTGACGAAGCCATGA
- the menE gene encoding o-succinylbenzoate--CoA ligase, which yields MRNEGLGSWPARRARKTPQRTALIHGDTSITYGELYERTTRLAHALRASGVRRGDRIAYLGPNHPSYLETLFAAGTLGAVFVPLNTRLAGPEIAYQLADSGAKALVYGPAFTGLVAGLPGDGTGVRTFVETGAEYEALLAGAEAEPIDQPVTADDTCIIMYTSGTTGRPKGAMLTHGNIIWNAVNVLVDQDVITDERALVSAPLFHTAGLNMLTLPVLLKGGTCVLVEAFAPEATFDLIERHRITFMFGVPTMFDQVARHPRWADADLSSLRMLSCGGSPVPTPLIAKFQERGLTFLQGYGMTEAAPGTLFLDAEHAVSKAGSAGVPHFFSDVRVVRPDMTPVDVDEPGEVVVRGPHVMPGYWGLPEETAAVFADGWFRSGDAARVDEDGYVFIVDRIKDMIISGGENIYPAEIEDQLLAHPDVVECAVIGIPDDKWGEVPRAVVVPREGSALDADEVLASLAGRLAKYKIPKSVVIADELPRTASGKLLKARVRKRYGTNS from the coding sequence ATGCGCAATGAGGGACTGGGGTCGTGGCCCGCCCGCCGTGCCCGCAAGACCCCGCAGCGCACCGCGCTGATCCACGGCGACACGAGCATCACCTACGGGGAGCTGTACGAGCGCACCACGCGCCTGGCCCACGCACTTCGCGCCTCCGGCGTACGCCGCGGCGACCGCATCGCCTACCTGGGGCCCAACCACCCCTCGTATCTGGAGACGCTGTTCGCCGCCGGTACCCTCGGCGCGGTCTTCGTCCCGCTCAACACCCGCCTCGCGGGCCCCGAGATCGCCTACCAGCTGGCGGACTCCGGGGCCAAGGCGCTGGTGTACGGGCCGGCTTTCACCGGGCTCGTCGCCGGACTGCCGGGCGACGGCACCGGCGTCCGCACGTTCGTGGAGACCGGCGCGGAGTACGAGGCACTGCTCGCCGGGGCCGAGGCCGAGCCGATCGACCAGCCCGTCACCGCCGACGACACCTGCATCATCATGTACACCTCGGGGACGACGGGCCGCCCCAAGGGCGCGATGCTCACGCACGGCAACATCATCTGGAACGCCGTCAACGTGCTCGTCGACCAGGACGTCATCACCGACGAACGCGCCCTGGTCTCCGCCCCGTTGTTCCACACGGCAGGGCTGAACATGCTCACCCTGCCCGTGCTGCTCAAGGGCGGCACCTGCGTCCTGGTCGAGGCCTTCGCCCCGGAGGCCACCTTCGACCTGATCGAACGGCACCGGATCACCTTCATGTTCGGTGTGCCGACCATGTTCGACCAGGTCGCCCGGCATCCCCGCTGGGCCGACGCCGACCTGTCGTCGCTGCGGATGCTGTCCTGCGGCGGCTCACCGGTGCCGACCCCGCTCATCGCGAAGTTCCAGGAGCGCGGGCTCACCTTCCTCCAGGGCTACGGCATGACGGAGGCGGCCCCCGGCACGCTCTTCCTCGACGCGGAGCACGCCGTGAGCAAGGCCGGTTCGGCGGGTGTGCCGCACTTCTTCAGCGATGTGCGGGTCGTACGGCCGGACATGACCCCGGTCGACGTCGACGAACCCGGCGAGGTCGTGGTCCGCGGACCGCACGTCATGCCCGGCTACTGGGGGCTGCCCGAGGAGACGGCCGCGGTCTTCGCCGACGGCTGGTTCCGCAGCGGGGACGCCGCCCGGGTCGACGAGGACGGCTATGTCTTCATCGTCGACCGCATCAAGGACATGATCATCTCCGGGGGAGAGAACATCTACCCCGCCGAGATCGAGGACCAGCTCCTCGCCCACCCGGACGTCGTCGAGTGCGCGGTCATCGGCATCCCCGACGACAAGTGGGGCGAGGTGCCGCGCGCGGTCGTCGTGCCGCGGGAGGGCAGCGCCCTGGACGCCGACGAGGTGCTCGCCTCGCTGGCCGGGCGGCTCGCCAAGTACAAGATCCCGAAGTCGGTGGTGATCGCGGACGAGCTTCCGCGCACCGCCTCCGGAAAGCTCCTCAAGGCCCGGGTGCGCAAGCGCTACGGCACGAACTCTTAG
- a CDS encoding MaoC family dehydratase, with protein MSITVNGIDELKKLAGSDLGTSEWIEVTQERIDTFADATGDHQWIHVDPVKAAEGPFGAPIAHGYLTLSLFIPLFTELLDVEGVSTKVNYGLNKVRFPSPVKVGSKIRLVGRLASVEDVPGGVQITVDGTIEIEGAPKPAAVLQSLSRFYA; from the coding sequence ATGAGCATCACCGTGAACGGCATCGACGAACTCAAGAAGCTCGCCGGCAGCGACCTCGGCACCAGTGAGTGGATCGAGGTCACCCAGGAGCGCATCGACACGTTCGCCGACGCGACCGGGGACCACCAGTGGATCCACGTCGACCCCGTGAAGGCGGCCGAGGGCCCCTTCGGTGCGCCGATCGCCCACGGCTACCTGACCCTGTCGCTGTTCATCCCGCTGTTCACCGAGCTGCTGGATGTCGAGGGTGTCTCGACGAAGGTCAACTACGGCCTGAACAAGGTGCGTTTCCCGTCGCCGGTGAAGGTCGGGTCGAAGATCCGCCTGGTGGGCAGGCTGGCGTCGGTGGAGGACGTGCCGGGAGGCGTGCAGATCACGGTCGACGGCACGATCGAGATCGAGGGCGCGCCCAAGCCGGCGGCCGTCCTGCAGAGCCTTTCCCGGTTCTACGCCTGA